A single window of Gossypium hirsutum isolate 1008001.06 chromosome A10, Gossypium_hirsutum_v2.1, whole genome shotgun sequence DNA harbors:
- the LOC121208458 gene encoding protein FAR1-RELATED SEQUENCE 11 isoform X4, which translates to MKLSEDGKMQRNRKSSRCGCRAYMRIVKCADFNVPEWRVTAFSNIHNHELLKANEVCLLPAYCTITPDDKARICMFAKAGMSVRQMLRLMELEKGVKLGCLPFTEIDVRNLLQSFRNVNRDNDPIDLIAMCKKLKDENPNFQYDFKLDGHNRLEHIAWTYASSVQLYVSFGDAVIFDTTHRLDAYDMLLGVWAGVENHGMTTFFGCVLLRDENIQSFSWGLKTFLGFMKGKAPQTLLTDQNMWLKEAIAIEMPETKHAFSICHIISKFSDWFSVLLGSRYDDWKSDFYRLYGLELLEEFEEEWREMIDKYGLHGLTSLCQSETTTTFIQRILSAQSLLDRFVEQVAEVVEFNDRGSKQKQRRKSQKVCLKTGSPIESHAATVLTPYAFGKLQEELLLAPQYASFVVDEGCFEVKHHTQMDGGCEVICVLCEEQISCSCHHFEFSDPYLPSRWRLNSSSSINPLSNATRQHSEKIQLLESLTSALIAESIETKERLDVACEQTAMVLSRIKDLPRTTQSANDIVYNCPSDLILPEVEDADGIVQSFTMGTSHEPLTSGKLKDRRPRDGIDITRKRRHYSDSCCGHFEHDSSDCPMMEGDNLNGDALGYI; encoded by the exons ATGAAGTTATCTGAAGATGGGAAGATGCAGAGGAATCGCAAATCATCGCGTTGCGGTTGTCGAGCATACATGCGCATTGTCAAGTGTGCAGATTTCAATGTTCCTGAATGGCGTGTTACTGCCTTTAGCAACATCCACAACCATGAACTCTTAAAAGCAAATGAAGTATGTCTTCTTCCTGCCTACTGTACCATTACTCCAGATGACAAAGCACGGATTTGCATGTTTGCAAAAGCTGGAATGTCAGTGAGACAAATGTTAAGATTGATGGAGCTAGAGAAAGGAGTTAAGTTAGGCTGTTTACCGTTTACAGAAATAGATGTGAGGAACCTGCTGCAGTCTTTTAGAAATGTCAATCGCGATAATGATCCTATTGATCTTATTGCAATGTGCAAAAAACTAAAAGATGAAAATCCCAACTTTCAATATGATTTCAAATTAGATGGCCATAACAGGCTGGAACATATTGCATGGACTTATGCTTCGTCTGTTCAGTTATACGTGTCATTTGGAGATGCTGTGATTTTCGATACGACGCACCGCCTGGATGCCTATGACATGCTATTAGGTGTATGGGCTGGAGTAGAAAATCATGGAATGACTACTTTTTTTGGATGTGTCCTTTTACGAGATGAAAACATACAATCTTTCTCATGGGGATTGAAG ACATTTTTGGGCTTCATGAAAGGAAAGGCTCCACAAACCCTACTAACTGACCAAAATATGTGGCTGAAAGAGGCAATTGCTATTGAAATGCCTGAAACGAAGCATGCTTTTAGTATTTGCCACATTATCTCAAAGTTCTCTGATTGGTTCTCTGTTTTGCTTGGGTCACGATATGATGACTGGAAATCTGATTTTTATCGGCTTTATGGTCTGGAGCTGTTAGAAGAATTTGAAGAAGAATGGAGAGAaatgattgataaatatggacTCCATG GTTTGACAAGTTTATGTCAATCAGAGACCACTACTACTTTCATCCAACGGATTTTGAGTGCACAGTCCCTACTAGATCGTTTTGTAGAACAA gtGGCTGAGGTTGTTGAATTCAATGACCGTGGTTCCAAGCAAAAGCAGCGAAGGAAATCGCAGAAAGTCTGCCTTAAAACAGGCTCACCAATTGAATCTCATGCGGCTACTGTTCTTACACCGTATGCCTTTGGTAAGCTCCAAGAAGAGCTTTTATTGGCTCCACAATATGCATCCTTTGTGGTTGATGAAGGCTGCTTCGAGGTCAAACACCATACCCAAATGGATGGAGGGTGTGAAGTGATCTGCGTTCTGTGTGAAGAGCAGATTAGTTGTAGTTGCCATCATTTTGAGTTTTCAG ACCCATACCTGCCGAGCCGTTGGCGTTTGAATAGTTCGTCTTCCATAAACCCATTAAGCAATGCAACGAGACAGCACTCCGAAAAGATTCAGTTGTTAGAGTCCTTGACTTCAGCACTCATAGCAGAGTCAATCGAAACAAAGGAACGCCTCGATGTTGCTTGTGAGCAAACCGCCATGGTTCTTTCCCGCATCAAGGACCTTCCTAGGACGACACAAAGTGCAAATGATATCGTATACAATTGTCCATCTGATTTGATCTTACCAGAGGTAGAAGATGCAGATGGAATTGTTCAAAGCTTCACAATGGGGACTTCTCATGAACCTCTCACTTCAGGAAAGCTGAAGGATAGAAGGCCAAGAGATGGGATTGATATAACTCGAAAACGAAGACATTATTCTGATTCTTGCTGTGGGCATTTCGAACATGATTCATCAGATTGCCCAATGATGGAAGGGGACAATTTGAATGGAGATGCATTAGGATATATTTAA